In Saccharomonospora marina XMU15, one genomic interval encodes:
- a CDS encoding YciI family protein, giving the protein MYVVLLTYTAPLQEIDYALPDHVEWLAKQYEHEYLLASGRREAHLGEVLLARPMPRGKLDAVLASDPLALANLAHHEVIDFVVTRTAAQLRELNESITH; this is encoded by the coding sequence ATGTACGTCGTCTTGCTGACCTACACGGCGCCGCTGCAGGAGATCGACTACGCGCTGCCCGACCATGTGGAATGGCTCGCCAAGCAGTACGAGCACGAGTACCTGCTCGCTTCGGGGCGGCGGGAGGCGCACCTCGGTGAGGTGTTGCTGGCCAGGCCCATGCCGCGCGGCAAGCTCGACGCCGTGCTCGCGTCGGACCCGCTGGCGCTGGCGAACCTCGCCCACCACGAGGTGATCGATTTCGTCGTGACGAGAACGGCGGCGCAACTGCGCGAGCTGAACGAGTCCATCACACACTGA
- a CDS encoding (deoxy)nucleoside triphosphate pyrophosphohydrolase, which yields MEPAVIVGAALVRGQAVLAQQRAYPADMAGRWELPGGRVEAGETEREALRRECVEELGVEVIVHGRLGADVPLSAGKVLRVFAATLVSASARPRAIEHRALRWVDMAGLAELDWLPADRVLVPELRRLLCAPYPR from the coding sequence ATGGAACCCGCAGTGATCGTCGGAGCCGCACTCGTGCGTGGCCAGGCCGTGCTGGCGCAGCAGCGCGCCTACCCCGCTGACATGGCGGGCCGGTGGGAGCTGCCGGGTGGTCGGGTGGAGGCGGGCGAGACCGAGCGCGAGGCTCTGCGCCGGGAGTGTGTCGAGGAACTCGGTGTCGAGGTGATCGTGCACGGCCGCCTCGGTGCCGACGTGCCGCTGTCGGCGGGCAAGGTGCTGCGGGTGTTCGCCGCGACGCTGGTCAGCGCCTCTGCCCGGCCGCGGGCGATCGAGCACAGGGCGCTGCGGTGGGTGGACATGGCCGGGCTGGCCGAACTCGACTGGCTGCCTGCCGATCGGGTGCTCGTGCCCGAGTTGCGGCGGCTGCTGTGCGCGCCCTACCCGCGCTGA
- a CDS encoding sensor histidine kinase yields the protein MSSPRRWWRRRSLRFRITLITTTITLAFLFGLAVLAGRALGPLLVGSVDEELASVLGSAAPVVAAGELPEGPRGIEVRVLDTAGGPVDGEARTGLPTEAIGDLKAGLAVTTEPGGSDAPTWRWQGSVVTAPDGSQRLVVVGAPMVGFAEAVADGSSWLLLAALLGALVATLATAIGVRAALAPVSRMRRSLRTLPAGRRLPLPEATDELRALAGAFNALLARQEEATQRLRRFTGDAAHELRSPVASIRVQSEVAVANPDATLAQETLEDVLAESERLTALLDGLLALARSDAGELPPAEPVELVTEVREAVARLPSGSPPVRVSAVVAAAWALATKAEVELVLNNLLRNACRYAETQIVVSVLAARSTVRVVVDDDGPGIEPEHRERVFDRFYRISDDRARSSGGAGLGLALVAEAVRRRGGQVLVGESPEAGARFQVSWRRYREQGAGRLS from the coding sequence GTGAGCTCGCCGCGCCGCTGGTGGCGGCGGCGCAGCCTGCGCTTCCGGATCACCCTCATCACCACGACGATCACCCTGGCGTTCCTGTTCGGGCTCGCGGTACTCGCGGGCAGGGCACTCGGACCGCTGCTGGTCGGTTCCGTCGACGAGGAGCTGGCCTCGGTGCTCGGCTCGGCCGCTCCGGTGGTGGCAGCGGGCGAGTTGCCCGAAGGCCCGCGCGGAATCGAGGTCCGGGTGCTGGACACGGCGGGCGGCCCGGTGGACGGCGAAGCGCGGACCGGGTTGCCCACCGAGGCGATCGGCGACCTGAAGGCAGGCCTGGCCGTCACGACCGAACCAGGCGGTTCCGACGCGCCCACCTGGCGCTGGCAGGGCTCGGTTGTCACGGCGCCGGACGGCTCGCAGCGGCTGGTGGTGGTCGGCGCACCGATGGTCGGCTTCGCCGAGGCCGTCGCCGACGGCTCGAGCTGGCTGTTGCTGGCCGCGTTGCTCGGCGCGCTGGTGGCCACGCTGGCGACGGCGATCGGGGTACGCGCCGCGCTCGCACCGGTGAGCCGGATGCGGCGCAGCCTGCGCACGCTGCCCGCGGGAAGGCGGCTGCCGTTGCCGGAGGCCACCGACGAGTTGCGCGCGCTCGCGGGCGCCTTCAACGCACTGCTCGCCAGGCAGGAGGAGGCCACGCAGCGGCTGCGTCGCTTCACCGGCGACGCCGCGCACGAGCTGCGCTCACCGGTGGCCTCCATCAGGGTGCAGTCCGAGGTCGCCGTCGCCAATCCCGACGCAACGCTGGCGCAGGAAACGCTGGAGGACGTGCTCGCCGAGTCGGAACGGCTCACCGCGCTGCTGGACGGCCTGCTCGCGCTGGCGCGGTCGGACGCAGGCGAGCTGCCACCCGCCGAGCCGGTGGAACTGGTCACCGAGGTGCGTGAGGCGGTGGCGCGGCTGCCGTCCGGTTCGCCGCCGGTGCGCGTCAGCGCCGTCGTCGCGGCCGCGTGGGCGCTGGCCACCAAGGCCGAGGTCGAGCTGGTGCTGAACAACCTGTTGCGAAACGCCTGCCGCTATGCCGAGACGCAGATCGTGGTCTCGGTGCTCGCGGCGCGCTCGACGGTGCGGGTGGTGGTGGACGACGACGGTCCCGGCATCGAGCCGGAGCATCGCGAGCGGGTGTTCGACCGCTTCTACCGGATCTCCGACGACAGGGCGCGCAGCTCGGGTGGAGCGGGGCTGGGCCTGGCGCTCGTCGCCGAGGCGGTGCGACGAAGGGGCGGGCAGGTGCTGGTCGGCGAGTCACCCGAGGCTGGGGCGCGGTTCCAGGTGAGCTGGCGCCGCTACCGCGAGCAGGGTGCCGGTAGGTTGTCGTGA
- a CDS encoding response regulator transcription factor → MLATVNPRVLVVDDEPGVRKALQRGLAAEGMDVVPAADGPEALRLARTGSFDVLLLDIMLPGLSGYRVLQRLRELGVHTPVLLISAKDGEVDQADGLDLGADGYLVKPFSFVVLVAQVRAVLRRATAQPARGPLRVGGLVLDRATRQVHWYDEPVVLSPREFALLEVLVGRAGTVVTKGELLRAVWGDEHAATRNVVEVYVGYVRRKLEAAGAGSLLKTVRGHGYLAADPAVNGANAG, encoded by the coding sequence ATGCTGGCAACCGTGAACCCTCGAGTACTTGTGGTCGACGACGAGCCCGGAGTGCGCAAGGCCCTGCAACGCGGCCTTGCCGCGGAGGGCATGGACGTCGTGCCCGCGGCCGACGGACCCGAGGCCTTGCGACTGGCGCGAACCGGCTCGTTCGACGTGCTACTGCTGGACATCATGCTTCCCGGGCTGTCCGGCTACCGGGTGCTGCAACGGCTGCGTGAGTTGGGCGTGCACACCCCGGTGTTGCTCATCTCGGCCAAGGACGGTGAGGTCGATCAGGCCGACGGGCTGGACCTCGGTGCCGACGGCTACCTGGTGAAACCCTTCTCGTTCGTGGTGCTGGTCGCGCAGGTGCGGGCCGTGTTGCGCCGGGCGACGGCGCAGCCCGCGCGTGGTCCGCTGCGTGTCGGCGGGCTCGTGCTGGACAGGGCCACCAGGCAGGTGCACTGGTACGACGAGCCGGTGGTGCTGAGCCCACGGGAGTTCGCGCTGCTGGAAGTACTCGTGGGCAGGGCGGGGACGGTCGTGACGAAGGGGGAACTGCTGCGCGCGGTGTGGGGTGACGAGCACGCGGCGACCCGCAACGTGGTGGAGGTCTACGTCGGTTACGTGCGCCGCAAGTTGGAGGCCGCGGGTGCGGGGTCGTTGCTCAAGACCGTGCGCGGCCACGGCTACCTCGCGGCCGACCCCGCCGTGAACGGGGCGAACGCGGGGTGA
- a CDS encoding LolA family protein, producing MVNPKRRAVTVAVAGTAAGAVGLALLALPAGAGEAPELPPVSAQDLVGSVLRTDAPALSGTVELDNRLGLPAVPGMPALEADSARVFYDGSGRGRLAIQRDTSEYTVVHGKDVLWTYDSAENTVTRTPLTHDRAAPPVDGELTDPATLANRLLDEVRQSSTVAVDGTATVADRAAYELVLTPKPEERTLLREVRIAVDSETRLPLRVSAFTNGTSEPALRLGFTDISFGAQPAQLFSFTPPPGAEVERERQNGPRGPRQHGQVAPEVVGSGWDTVLLTRMPADVDTGRDTGHDAQAGGDLRGMLEQVGQRVRGPYGSGYLIETTVATALITDDGRVAVGAVPEQVLTQALGRR from the coding sequence ATGGTGAATCCGAAGCGAAGGGCCGTGACCGTGGCTGTGGCGGGCACGGCGGCAGGAGCGGTCGGGCTGGCGTTGCTCGCGCTGCCTGCGGGAGCGGGGGAGGCGCCGGAACTGCCACCGGTCAGCGCGCAGGACCTGGTGGGGTCGGTACTGCGGACGGATGCCCCGGCGCTGTCGGGCACGGTGGAGCTGGACAACCGCCTCGGCCTGCCCGCCGTTCCGGGTATGCCTGCGCTGGAGGCCGACTCCGCCCGGGTCTTCTACGACGGCTCGGGCCGCGGCAGGCTCGCGATCCAGCGCGACACCAGCGAGTACACGGTGGTGCACGGAAAGGACGTGCTGTGGACCTATGACTCGGCCGAGAACACGGTGACCCGCACTCCACTCACCCACGACAGGGCGGCACCGCCCGTCGACGGCGAACTCACCGATCCGGCCACGCTGGCCAACCGCCTCCTCGACGAGGTACGGCAGAGCAGCACGGTGGCAGTCGACGGCACGGCGACCGTCGCCGACCGCGCGGCCTACGAACTGGTGCTGACACCCAAGCCGGAAGAGCGGACGCTGCTGCGGGAAGTGCGCATCGCCGTCGACAGCGAGACGCGGTTGCCGCTGCGGGTGTCGGCGTTCACCAACGGCACCAGCGAGCCCGCGCTTCGGCTGGGATTCACCGACATTTCCTTCGGCGCGCAGCCTGCGCAACTGTTCAGCTTCACCCCGCCGCCGGGGGCCGAGGTGGAGCGGGAACGCCAGAACGGGCCGAGGGGTCCACGGCAGCACGGGCAAGTCGCGCCCGAGGTCGTCGGGTCGGGCTGGGACACCGTGCTGCTCACCAGGATGCCCGCCGACGTCGACACCGGTCGCGACACCGGTCACGACGCGCAAGCGGGCGGTGACCTGCGCGGGATGCTGGAACAGGTCGGGCAGCGGGTGCGCGGGCCGTACGGCTCCGGCTACCTGATCGAGACCACCGTGGCGACGGCACTGATCACCGACGACGGCAGGGTCGCCGTCGGTGCGGTGCCCGAACAGGTGCTGACCCAGGCGTTGGGCCGCCGGTGA
- a CDS encoding ABC transporter ATP-binding protein yields the protein MSTALTGVAVSEEAATPTVPLAARARGLRKTYGSTVAVDHVDLDVPQGAVLGMLGPNGSGKTTTIRMLLGLVRPTAGDVRLLGHPMPDGAGRALPDVGALVEAPGFHPFLSGRENLLRLASAEPRLATAGVAGAVDAALERVGLSSAAGRRYRAYSLGMKQRLGLAGALLVPRRMVVLDEPTNGLDPAGTREVRAIIAELHAAGVTVLVSSHLLAEVEATCTHVAVLHEGGVVAQGELSELLESGSPALLVSTPDGSGAVAALRERRVPSRLTPQGVRVDLSATTAPEVVAALVHAEVPVHEVRRARTGLEDLFARLTQQEGPDEQQEAAT from the coding sequence GTGAGCACGGCACTGACCGGCGTGGCCGTTTCCGAGGAAGCGGCCACGCCGACCGTACCGCTGGCGGCGCGGGCCAGGGGGCTGCGCAAGACCTACGGCAGCACGGTCGCGGTCGACCACGTGGACCTCGACGTACCGCAGGGCGCCGTGCTGGGCATGCTCGGCCCCAACGGCTCGGGCAAGACCACCACCATCCGCATGCTGCTCGGGTTGGTGCGCCCGACGGCGGGGGACGTGCGGCTGCTGGGACACCCCATGCCGGACGGGGCAGGCCGGGCACTGCCCGACGTCGGCGCGCTGGTCGAGGCTCCGGGTTTCCACCCGTTCCTCTCCGGCCGCGAGAACCTGCTGCGCCTTGCCTCGGCGGAGCCGAGACTGGCGACGGCCGGCGTCGCGGGCGCGGTCGATGCCGCATTGGAGCGAGTGGGGCTGTCGTCGGCGGCGGGCCGCCGTTACCGGGCCTACTCGCTGGGTATGAAGCAGCGACTCGGCCTCGCGGGCGCGTTGCTGGTTCCCAGACGCATGGTGGTGCTCGACGAGCCGACCAACGGCCTCGATCCCGCGGGCACCCGGGAAGTACGCGCCATCATCGCGGAGTTGCATGCCGCGGGGGTGACCGTGCTGGTGTCGTCACACCTGCTCGCGGAGGTGGAAGCGACGTGCACGCACGTGGCGGTGCTGCACGAGGGCGGTGTCGTGGCGCAGGGTGAGTTGTCGGAGTTGCTGGAATCGGGCTCGCCCGCGCTGCTGGTGTCCACACCGGACGGCTCGGGAGCGGTGGCGGCACTGCGAGAGCGGCGCGTGCCGTCCCGGTTGACCCCGCAGGGAGTTCGGGTGGACCTTTCCGCCACCACGGCGCCGGAGGTGGTGGCCGCGCTGGTGCACGCCGAGGTGCCGGTGCACGAGGTGCGCAGGGCGCGAACGGGCCTTGAGGACCTGTTCGCGCGACTGACCCAGCAGGAGGGACCGGACGAGCAGCAGGAGGCGGCGACGTGA
- a CDS encoding ABC transporter permease subunit, which yields MTTDVTPTSVSGAEQSAGRLRAPLLRLLRAELRWIFRRPRNLVVLGLLAVIPVIVGIALTLVDSPGPPGRGGDGNGSLFATAGANALVLPIGAMAMTLSLLLPLSAAMAGADAIAGEQAHGTLRGMLLAPVSRGRLLFVKAVGVAVLTLTAVLVMALTGVLTGLAINGTDSLLTLSGTTLSFPGALLRVLLAAGWVALQLWAVAAVALAISATTEHPMLVVASVLAGVVVFSVLNLLDALDWLHPFLLNSSWTAIGDVLRDPIPADALGEGALRAACYLVIGLCLAYARLATKDG from the coding sequence GTGACCACCGATGTGACACCGACCTCGGTATCCGGTGCCGAGCAGAGTGCGGGTCGGCTGCGGGCACCACTGCTGCGGTTGTTGCGAGCCGAGTTGCGTTGGATCTTCCGCAGGCCACGCAACCTTGTGGTGCTCGGGCTGCTCGCCGTCATCCCCGTGATCGTGGGGATAGCGCTGACGCTGGTCGACTCCCCCGGACCGCCCGGCCGGGGCGGCGACGGCAACGGCTCGCTGTTCGCGACGGCGGGCGCGAACGCGCTGGTGTTGCCGATCGGGGCGATGGCGATGACGCTCAGCCTGCTGCTGCCGCTGAGCGCGGCGATGGCGGGAGCCGATGCCATCGCGGGCGAGCAGGCGCACGGCACGCTGCGCGGCATGCTGCTGGCCCCGGTGAGCAGGGGCAGGTTGCTGTTCGTGAAGGCGGTCGGCGTCGCCGTGCTGACCCTCACCGCGGTGCTCGTGATGGCGCTGACCGGCGTGCTCACCGGTCTCGCGATCAACGGAACCGACTCGCTGCTCACGCTGTCGGGTACGACGCTGTCGTTTCCCGGTGCGCTGCTGCGAGTACTGCTGGCTGCAGGGTGGGTGGCGCTGCAGTTGTGGGCGGTCGCCGCCGTCGCGCTGGCCATCTCCGCCACCACCGAGCACCCGATGCTGGTCGTGGCCTCCGTGCTGGCAGGTGTGGTGGTGTTCTCGGTACTGAACCTGCTGGACGCACTGGACTGGCTGCACCCGTTCCTGCTCAACTCCTCGTGGACAGCCATCGGCGACGTGCTGCGCGACCCGATCCCCGCCGACGCGCTCGGCGAGGGCGCGCTGCGGGCGGCGTGCTACCTCGTCATCGGGCTGTGCCTCGCCTACGCGCGGCTGGCCACCAAGGACGGTTGA
- a CDS encoding ABC transporter ATP-binding protein, which yields MLTVSGLTVRYGGFVAVRQADLEIADGEVLALLGPSGSGKSTLLRAITGLEPSATGDVRWDDADLSRVPVHRRNFGLVFQDGQLFRHRDVAGNVAFGLRMRGASPAEQAERVSELLELVGLSGYERRAVGELSGGEAQRVALARALAPRPRLLLLDEPLSGLDRELREQLAIDLAEVLRRAKITTLLVTHDQEEAFTLADRLAVLDAGEIRQVGDLLDVWRRPVDERVARFLGVSTVLAGQVTDGVLRCALGECPLPWAPSGSLTLGLRPNAVRVASEGQRAEVLAKVHRRDHVRLSVRPETGTGRVDAVASMTDDIHPGDRVHLALDPDGIAVIGR from the coding sequence ATGCTCACCGTGTCGGGGTTGACGGTGCGTTACGGCGGTTTCGTCGCGGTGCGGCAGGCCGACCTCGAGATCGCGGACGGCGAGGTGCTTGCCCTGCTCGGGCCGTCGGGATCGGGCAAGTCGACGCTGCTGCGGGCCATCACCGGACTGGAACCCTCGGCCACCGGCGACGTGCGCTGGGACGACGCCGACCTGTCGCGGGTACCGGTGCATCGCCGCAACTTCGGGCTGGTCTTTCAGGACGGCCAGCTGTTCCGGCACCGCGACGTCGCGGGCAATGTCGCCTTCGGGCTGCGGATGCGCGGCGCGAGCCCCGCTGAGCAGGCGGAACGGGTGAGCGAACTGCTGGAGCTGGTGGGGTTGTCCGGTTACGAGCGGCGCGCGGTGGGCGAGCTGTCCGGAGGCGAGGCGCAGCGGGTCGCGCTGGCGAGGGCGCTGGCGCCCCGGCCACGGCTGCTGCTGCTCGACGAGCCGCTGTCCGGGCTGGACAGGGAACTGCGGGAGCAGTTGGCGATCGACCTCGCCGAGGTGTTGCGCCGCGCCAAGATCACCACGCTGCTGGTCACGCACGACCAGGAGGAGGCCTTCACCCTCGCCGACCGGCTCGCCGTGCTGGACGCGGGCGAGATCCGGCAGGTGGGCGATCTGCTGGACGTGTGGCGGCGGCCGGTGGACGAACGCGTGGCGCGGTTCCTCGGCGTCAGCACGGTACTGGCAGGGCAGGTGACCGACGGTGTGCTCCGGTGCGCGCTCGGCGAGTGCCCGCTGCCCTGGGCGCCGTCGGGTTCGCTGACACTGGGCCTTCGGCCCAACGCCGTGCGGGTGGCTTCCGAAGGGCAGCGCGCCGAGGTGTTGGCGAAGGTGCACCGGCGCGATCATGTGCGGCTGTCCGTGCGGCCCGAAACCGGAACGGGCCGGGTGGACGCCGTCGCGTCGATGACGGACGACATCCATCCCGGCGACCGCGTTCACCTCGCGCTGGACCCCGACGGGATCGCGGTGATCGGCAGGTGA
- a CDS encoding ABC transporter permease, with the protein MARAAGSVAAGTLSAALPIAFLAVFFAWPVVAILRLGFSDGAVITTLAQAQTWELAAFTVGQAAAATAVAVVAGLPVAYLIARVRLPGVAAVRTFVLVPFVLPTVVVGLAFRTLWPGGGVVTIVLANAFFNVAVVARTVGGLWGQLDRRGEDAARALGASPWQAFRSVTLPALAPAIASAAAVVFLFCATSFGVVLLLGGSRLRTLETEIYLRTVELLDLSGAAALSLVQLAAVVAALTIGAVARRRGEKAAVLGGRARSAQAPQRGELWVVGAAFGVIALLAVPIGALLVRSVSGRDGWSLAGYRALSGAGEGGVLSVTGWEAAMNSLRTAFDATVFAMLVGVVAAVTLVSFRRSRQRAARLGGDLMDAALMLPLGVSAVTVGFGYLVTLGDLPWDLRTSPLLVPFAQALVIIPLVVRMVLPVLRSVDERLRQAAATLGARPARVWREVDLPLVGRSLAAAAAFGYVVALGEFGATSFLARPEAPTLPVAIAGLVSKPGELNSQLAYAACALLMVVTFAVAAVIDRLRSPQARVGEF; encoded by the coding sequence ATGGCGCGAGCTGCTGGGAGCGTAGCGGCGGGCACGCTGTCGGCCGCACTGCCGATCGCCTTCCTCGCGGTGTTCTTCGCCTGGCCGGTCGTGGCGATCCTGCGGCTGGGTTTCAGCGACGGTGCCGTGATCACCACGCTGGCGCAGGCGCAGACCTGGGAGTTGGCGGCCTTCACGGTCGGGCAGGCGGCGGCCGCCACCGCGGTCGCGGTCGTTGCCGGGCTCCCGGTCGCGTACCTGATCGCCCGGGTGCGCCTGCCCGGTGTCGCCGCCGTCCGCACGTTCGTGCTGGTGCCGTTCGTGCTGCCGACCGTGGTGGTCGGGCTGGCGTTTCGCACGCTGTGGCCCGGTGGCGGGGTGGTGACGATCGTGCTGGCCAACGCGTTCTTCAACGTCGCGGTGGTCGCGCGGACCGTCGGCGGGCTGTGGGGACAGCTCGACCGCAGGGGGGAGGACGCGGCGCGGGCACTTGGCGCCTCGCCGTGGCAGGCGTTTCGATCGGTGACGCTGCCCGCGCTGGCACCGGCGATCGCGTCGGCGGCGGCCGTGGTGTTCCTGTTCTGCGCCACCAGCTTCGGGGTCGTGCTGCTGCTCGGTGGCTCGCGGTTGCGCACGCTGGAGACCGAGATCTACCTGCGCACTGTGGAACTGCTCGACCTGTCCGGTGCGGCCGCTCTCTCGCTGGTGCAGCTCGCCGCGGTCGTCGCCGCGTTGACGATCGGTGCGGTGGCTCGCCGGCGCGGGGAGAAGGCGGCCGTTCTGGGTGGTCGCGCCAGGTCGGCGCAGGCGCCGCAACGGGGTGAGTTGTGGGTCGTCGGCGCGGCCTTCGGTGTGATCGCACTGCTGGCCGTGCCGATCGGCGCACTGCTCGTACGCTCGGTTTCCGGCCGGGACGGTTGGAGTCTGGCGGGGTACCGCGCGCTCTCCGGCGCGGGCGAGGGCGGGGTGCTCAGCGTGACGGGCTGGGAGGCGGCGATGAACTCGCTGCGCACGGCCTTCGACGCCACGGTCTTCGCGATGCTTGTCGGTGTGGTCGCGGCGGTGACGCTGGTGTCGTTTCGACGTTCGAGGCAGCGTGCGGCACGCCTCGGCGGCGATCTGATGGATGCGGCGTTGATGCTGCCGCTCGGTGTGTCCGCCGTGACGGTCGGGTTCGGCTATCTGGTGACACTCGGTGACCTGCCCTGGGATCTGCGCACCTCGCCGCTGCTGGTTCCGTTCGCCCAGGCTCTCGTCATCATCCCGCTCGTGGTGCGGATGGTGCTGCCCGTGCTGAGGTCGGTGGACGAGCGGCTGCGTCAGGCCGCCGCCACGCTTGGGGCGCGGCCCGCCCGGGTGTGGCGGGAGGTGGATCTGCCGCTGGTCGGCCGCTCTCTCGCGGCGGCGGCGGCCTTCGGCTACGTGGTGGCGCTCGGCGAGTTCGGCGCCACCAGCTTCCTCGCCAGGCCGGAGGCGCCGACCCTGCCGGTGGCGATCGCAGGCCTGGTGAGCAAGCCCGGGGAGCTGAACAGCCAGTTGGCGTACGCGGCGTGCGCGCTGCTGATGGTTGTCACCTTCGCGGTGGCGGCGGTCATCGATCGGCTGCGCTCGCCGCAGGCGCGGGTGGGGGAGTTCTGA
- a CDS encoding thiamine ABC transporter substrate-binding protein — protein sequence MRHLRLIAALVAVVLLSAGCTLVGGSGEQEQGPVTVTLVTHDSWAVPKDVLAAFEQRAGIKVRVLKEGDAGELTNKLVLTKANPIGDVAYGVDSTFASRALAEGVFEPYTSPEADRGPQRYAIDRQHRLSAVDVGDVCVNVDTQWFAERDLPLPRTLDDLTQPQYRGLSVVQNPATSSPGLAFLLATVAEFGEPGWTDYWRRLADNGVQVVSGWTQAYTQEFSGSSGKGPRPIVVSYASSPAAEVDAEGKPRTEALLDTCYRQVEYAGVLAGTQRPQKAGQVVDFLLSQQFQSTVAENMYVYPARQGVALPSGWEKVAPLPTEPASLPGEQVRTERERWIKQWRELLGA from the coding sequence ATGAGACACCTGCGACTGATCGCCGCGCTCGTCGCGGTGGTGTTGCTCAGCGCAGGCTGCACGCTGGTGGGCGGCTCCGGGGAGCAGGAGCAGGGCCCGGTCACGGTCACGCTGGTCACCCACGACTCTTGGGCCGTCCCGAAGGACGTGCTCGCCGCTTTCGAGCAGCGCGCGGGCATCAAGGTGCGGGTGCTCAAGGAGGGCGATGCGGGTGAGCTCACCAACAAACTGGTCCTCACCAAGGCCAACCCTATCGGTGACGTCGCGTACGGCGTGGACTCGACGTTCGCCTCACGGGCTCTGGCCGAGGGCGTGTTCGAGCCCTACACCAGCCCGGAGGCCGACCGTGGCCCGCAGCGTTACGCTATCGACCGGCAACACCGGCTGTCGGCGGTGGACGTCGGCGACGTCTGCGTGAACGTCGACACCCAGTGGTTCGCCGAGCGTGACCTGCCGCTGCCGCGGACACTCGACGACCTCACCCAGCCGCAGTACCGCGGCCTTTCCGTGGTGCAAAACCCCGCCACCTCGTCGCCGGGGCTGGCGTTCCTGCTCGCCACCGTCGCCGAGTTCGGCGAGCCGGGGTGGACCGACTACTGGCGCAGGCTGGCCGACAACGGGGTGCAGGTGGTCAGCGGCTGGACCCAGGCCTACACCCAGGAGTTCTCCGGTTCTTCCGGCAAGGGGCCGCGCCCGATCGTGGTGTCGTACGCCTCCTCTCCCGCCGCCGAGGTCGACGCCGAGGGCAAGCCACGCACCGAGGCGCTGCTGGACACCTGCTACCGGCAGGTGGAATACGCGGGCGTGCTCGCGGGTACGCAGCGGCCGCAGAAGGCGGGCCAGGTCGTGGACTTCCTGCTGTCGCAACAGTTCCAGTCCACCGTGGCCGAGAACATGTACGTCTACCCCGCGCGGCAGGGGGTGGCGCTGCCTTCCGGCTGGGAGAAGGTGGCTCCGCTGCCCACCGAGCCCGCCTCGTTGCCGGGTGAACAGGTGCGTACCGAGCGCGAACGCTGGATCAAGCAATGGCGCGAGCTGCTGGGAGCGTAG
- a CDS encoding 4a-hydroxytetrahydrobiopterin dehydratase, giving the protein MADVLSEERIDEALTHLPQWRRDGDAIERSVELANFPQAIQVVNRVAEIAESVNHHPDIDIRWRTVRFRLSTHSEGGITEKDVTLAEEIDEVIDSV; this is encoded by the coding sequence ATGGCAGACGTACTGAGCGAAGAACGCATCGACGAAGCACTGACGCACCTTCCGCAATGGCGGCGTGACGGCGACGCCATCGAGCGGTCGGTGGAACTGGCCAACTTCCCGCAGGCGATCCAGGTGGTGAACCGGGTCGCGGAGATCGCGGAAAGTGTCAACCACCATCCCGACATCGATATCCGCTGGCGGACCGTGAGGTTCCGGCTCAGCACACACTCCGAAGGCGGTATCACCGAAAAGGACGTGACTCTCGCCGAGGAGATCGACGAGGTGATCGACTCGGTGTGA
- a CDS encoding TetR/AcrR family transcriptional regulator, whose product MAVMTQAVATGSGSGHTRQRIISAAIELTARDGWSSVTMGRLAEAVGVSRQTVYNEVGSKSALAEAMVLDELGRFLDAVERAFDEHPGDLMAAIRSAARAVLELAEDNVLLHAIVSATHAAGTDLLPLLTTHAGSLLSTARAVLTERLTRFELPFDEHQRGVVIDVVVRVVLSHVMQPSDTPDRTAQDIAWVAGRVLRAPD is encoded by the coding sequence ATGGCGGTCATGACACAGGCCGTGGCGACGGGTTCCGGCAGCGGCCATACCCGGCAGCGGATCATCTCGGCGGCGATCGAGTTGACCGCGCGCGACGGGTGGTCGAGCGTGACCATGGGGCGGCTGGCGGAGGCGGTCGGGGTCAGCAGGCAGACGGTCTACAACGAGGTGGGCTCCAAGTCAGCACTGGCGGAGGCGATGGTGCTCGACGAGTTGGGCCGCTTCCTCGACGCGGTGGAGCGAGCGTTCGACGAGCACCCGGGTGACCTCATGGCAGCGATCCGGTCGGCAGCTCGCGCCGTGCTCGAACTGGCCGAGGATAACGTGCTGTTGCACGCGATCGTGTCGGCCACCCATGCCGCGGGCACCGACCTGCTTCCACTGCTCACCACCCACGCGGGTTCGCTGCTCTCCACGGCGAGGGCCGTGCTGACCGAGCGGCTGACGCGGTTCGAGTTGCCCTTCGACGAGCACCAACGCGGCGTCGTGATCGACGTGGTGGTACGGGTGGTGCTCAGCCATGTCATGCAGCCCTCCGACACCCCGGATCGCACGGCGCAGGACATCGCGTGGGTGGCAGGCCGGGTGCTGCGCGCACCGGACTGA